A DNA window from Sulfitobacter noctilucicola contains the following coding sequences:
- a CDS encoding nicotinate-nucleotide adenylyltransferase, with the protein MRYQFPYAGRGQVIGLLGGSFDPAHEGHAHITREALKRFGLDRVWWLVSPGNPLKSRGPAPLEDRLERAAAVMRHPKVDITDIEAHLGTRYTAQTLQKLRRMYPDVRFVWLMGADNMAQFHLWQDWRQIMETVPIGVLARPGQRISARMSRAAALYAPYRIPGRFGQLLGHATAPAWSFVNVPMNETSSTAIRASGAWSTQSG; encoded by the coding sequence TTGCGTTATCAGTTTCCATATGCAGGGCGCGGTCAGGTTATCGGCTTGTTGGGGGGATCGTTTGATCCCGCGCACGAAGGCCATGCGCACATCACCCGCGAAGCGCTGAAGCGTTTCGGATTGGACCGTGTCTGGTGGCTGGTCAGTCCCGGAAACCCGCTTAAATCTCGTGGTCCTGCGCCGTTGGAGGACCGCCTGGAGCGCGCAGCCGCTGTGATGCGGCACCCGAAGGTGGATATCACGGACATCGAAGCCCATCTTGGCACCCGCTACACCGCGCAGACGCTGCAAAAGCTGCGCCGGATGTACCCTGATGTTCGTTTCGTTTGGCTGATGGGTGCCGACAACATGGCTCAATTCCATCTGTGGCAAGACTGGCGGCAGATTATGGAGACGGTGCCTATTGGCGTTCTTGCCCGTCCGGGGCAAAGAATTTCGGCAAGGATGAGCCGCGCTGCCGCGCTCTATGCGCCCTACCGTATTCCCGGTCGGTTCGGGCAGTTGCTGGGGCACGCAACCGCGCCAGCTTGGTCTTTCGTGAATGTGCCGATGAACGAGACATCCTCTACCGCGATCAGGGCAAGTGGCGCTTGGTCAACGCAATCGGGTTGA
- a CDS encoding DMT family transporter has protein sequence MQRAVLIMFVAMSLIPAGDSAGKLMTGGMSVAPVFVAWSRFALGTVMVLPFLSPGTLRLFRDWRIWLRALILACGITSIQTALQTADVATVFAAFFVGPLFSYVLAVMFLREPVTLLRSVLIIAGFGGVLLVVRPGIETEPGVLWAVTAGLCYGAFLTMSRWLTGVGTPLALTFSQLAISALFLLPWGASQMPAFTAPVVALTVASAFCSMMGNLLLLYAYRIANATRLAPLVYFQLIAAVGLGWSIFGDLPDGYTWAGLAVILISGIASTRLR, from the coding sequence ATGCAACGTGCCGTTCTGATTATGTTTGTCGCCATGTCACTGATCCCTGCGGGCGACAGCGCTGGCAAGCTTATGACCGGCGGCATGAGCGTGGCTCCTGTCTTCGTCGCATGGTCGCGTTTTGCGCTCGGAACAGTGATGGTGCTGCCGTTTTTGTCCCCCGGCACACTGCGCCTTTTCCGCGACTGGCGGATCTGGCTGCGCGCGCTCATCCTTGCCTGTGGCATCACATCAATCCAGACTGCCCTGCAAACCGCTGATGTTGCGACTGTCTTTGCCGCTTTTTTTGTCGGGCCGCTGTTCTCTTATGTGCTTGCGGTAATGTTCCTGCGCGAACCCGTCACTCTCTTACGCTCGGTCCTCATCATCGCCGGCTTTGGCGGCGTGCTTCTGGTCGTGCGCCCGGGCATAGAAACAGAGCCTGGCGTCCTCTGGGCCGTGACTGCCGGTCTGTGTTACGGCGCTTTTCTAACCATGTCACGCTGGCTGACGGGTGTTGGTACACCGCTCGCGTTGACGTTCAGCCAACTCGCCATCAGTGCGCTTTTCCTACTGCCTTGGGGCGCATCACAAATGCCCGCCTTCACCGCACCGGTCGTGGCTTTGACAGTAGCATCCGCGTTTTGCTCGATGATGGGCAATCTATTGCTGCTTTATGCATACCGCATCGCCAACGCCACGCGCCTCGCTCCGTTGGTCTACTTCCAACTCATCGCCGCCGTGGGTCTGGGATGGAGCATCTTCGGCGACCTGCCCGACGGCTATACGTGGGCTGGCCTTGCCGTCATTCTAATCAGCGGAATTGCATCAACCCGATTGCGTTGA
- the dacB gene encoding D-alanyl-D-alanine carboxypeptidase/D-alanyl-D-alanine endopeptidase, whose translation MKHRISRRSFLGTVAAISAVGQAAMAAPPAASLRPVLRGDDFFKKTIPEVSEIIRDQNLSGRVAFALADVASGKWLECENEHIGTPPASVTKAITALYALAALGPEHRFETQIAVTGGIQDGEVQGDILLIGGGDPTLDTDKVAQLAADLKARGITSVKGGLKVYEGSLPFVARIDPAQPDHVGYNPAVSGIAMNFNRVHFEWRRASGKYSVTMDGRSKKHRPDVRFADMRIEDRNAPIYTYRDQAGRDQWTVAKGALGGGGARWLPVRKPALYAGEIFAIMAGSHGIRLGSPEVIESLPEHEVVLRQQSDDLRKVLRDMLRFSTNLTAEMVGLAASRKRLGSVDDLAGSAAEMNRWARGALGMQAPSLVDHSGLGDNSTLTAADMTRALLAVKDADFRSILKSFGFRDAKGKPIKDQAVAVDAKTGTLNFVSSLAGYITAQDGREMAFAIFAADANARAKISRAEREGPPGARTWNKRAKRVQQGLIERWDALYGRVKT comes from the coding sequence ATGAAACACCGGATTTCCAGACGCAGTTTTCTAGGCACGGTTGCGGCAATCAGCGCGGTCGGACAAGCGGCTATGGCGGCACCGCCTGCGGCATCTTTGCGTCCGGTGCTTCGCGGAGATGACTTTTTCAAGAAAACGATTCCGGAAGTTTCCGAGATCATTCGCGATCAGAATTTATCGGGACGGGTGGCATTTGCCTTGGCCGATGTTGCATCCGGAAAGTGGCTGGAGTGCGAAAACGAGCATATCGGGACGCCCCCAGCCAGCGTGACCAAAGCGATAACAGCGCTTTATGCTTTGGCGGCGCTGGGTCCGGAGCATCGTTTCGAGACGCAGATCGCTGTTACAGGCGGCATTCAGGATGGAGAGGTGCAGGGGGATATTTTGTTGATCGGGGGCGGTGATCCGACCCTTGATACAGATAAGGTTGCGCAGCTTGCGGCTGACCTGAAGGCTCGTGGTATCACTTCTGTCAAAGGTGGGCTGAAGGTGTACGAGGGCAGCTTGCCATTTGTTGCCCGCATCGATCCCGCGCAGCCCGATCATGTGGGATATAATCCGGCGGTCAGCGGTATCGCGATGAACTTTAACCGTGTGCATTTCGAATGGCGGCGGGCCAGCGGCAAATATTCAGTCACTATGGATGGGCGTTCCAAGAAGCATCGGCCTGACGTCAGATTTGCCGACATGCGCATCGAAGACCGGAACGCGCCTATATACACCTATCGTGATCAGGCGGGACGGGACCAATGGACAGTTGCCAAAGGTGCTTTGGGAGGCGGCGGGGCGCGTTGGTTGCCTGTGCGTAAACCGGCGCTTTATGCAGGTGAGATATTCGCGATCATGGCGGGATCGCATGGGATACGTCTAGGCTCGCCAGAGGTGATCGAAAGCTTGCCGGAGCACGAAGTTGTCTTGCGACAGCAAAGTGACGATCTGCGCAAGGTTCTGCGCGACATGCTGCGTTTTTCTACAAACCTTACGGCGGAGATGGTGGGACTGGCCGCTAGCCGAAAACGCTTGGGAAGTGTGGATGATCTGGCCGGATCGGCGGCAGAAATGAACCGTTGGGCAAGAGGCGCACTGGGTATGCAGGCACCGTCATTGGTAGATCATTCAGGGCTTGGAGATAATTCCACACTGACTGCGGCGGATATGACCCGCGCTTTGCTTGCAGTTAAGGATGCCGATTTCAGATCAATTCTGAAGTCTTTCGGGTTCAGGGATGCCAAAGGCAAACCGATCAAGGATCAGGCTGTTGCAGTAGATGCAAAGACTGGCACGCTGAATTTTGTGTCCTCATTGGCGGGGTATATTACCGCGCAAGACGGTCGGGAGATGGCCTTTGCTATTTTCGCTGCCGACGCAAATGCGCGGGCGAAGATCAGCCGGGCCGAGCGCGAAGGCCCGCCGGGTGCCCGCACATGGAATAAGCGGGCAAAGCGGGTCCAGCAGGGATTGATCGAGCGTTGGGATGCGCTGTACGGGCGTGTTAAGACCTGA
- a CDS encoding tellurite resistance TerB family protein produces MSDASSLALSAQDCLVALMVAVSASDEDIRTAELIKIQSAVNMLPIFVDYDNDRLSTISKTVFDLFEQEDGLDALFGLIREGLPERLYETAYALACDVAAADGTLEEAELRLLEEIRYELEIDRLHAAAIERGARARHLS; encoded by the coding sequence ATGTCAGACGCTTCTTCGCTCGCGCTTAGCGCCCAGGATTGCCTTGTTGCCCTTATGGTCGCGGTGTCGGCCTCAGACGAAGACATCCGCACCGCTGAGTTGATTAAAATACAGTCAGCTGTAAATATGCTTCCGATCTTCGTTGATTATGACAATGACCGGCTCAGCACGATCAGCAAAACAGTCTTTGATCTGTTCGAGCAGGAAGACGGTCTGGATGCGCTTTTTGGTCTGATCCGCGAAGGTCTGCCGGAAAGGCTCTACGAGACAGCATATGCGCTCGCCTGCGACGTCGCAGCGGCAGATGGCACTCTCGAAGAGGCCGAGCTCCGCCTGCTCGAAGAAATACGCTATGAGTTGGAAATCGACCGCTTGCATGCTGCCGCAATTGAACGCGGAGCGCGCGCACGCCACTTAAGCTAA
- a CDS encoding lysine--tRNA ligase: MSEMRDAAMSSKAWPFEEARAVLKRYAKAPPEKGFVLFETGYGPSGLPHIGTFGEVLRTTMIQRAFEEISDIPTKLICFSDDLDGMRKVPGNVPQQEMLAEHMHKPLTSVPDPFGEFESFGHHNNAMLRRFLDTFGFEYEFYSAREFYRAGHFDEILKLACERYDQVMAVMLKSLREERQQTYSIFLPIHPETGRVLYVPMKNVDAVNHTVTFDDEDGKEWTLPVTGGNVKLQWKPDFGARWAALDVDFEMYGKEHATNTAIYDRICEILGGKKPNHFSYELFLDENGQKISKSSGNGISIDQWLTYASTESLSYFMYLKPKTAKRMHFDVIPKAVDEYHQQLRAYVDQDAKGRLNNPVWHIHGGDVPVSDMVVPFSMLLNLASVSSAEDKSKLWGFIQRYAPEASAEKNPGMDAAAGHAVRYYNDFVKPHKVFRAPTDLEREALEELRENLKSWDGGLDAEALQTMVFAVGKERFDPLRDWFTALYEVLLGASQGPRFGGFIALYGVDETVELIDDALAGKLLAA; encoded by the coding sequence ATGTCTGAGATGCGGGATGCAGCGATGAGCAGCAAGGCGTGGCCCTTTGAAGAAGCGCGCGCGGTGCTCAAACGCTATGCGAAAGCCCCGCCGGAAAAGGGATTTGTTTTGTTCGAAACGGGCTATGGTCCGTCCGGCCTGCCGCATATCGGGACGTTTGGCGAGGTTTTGCGGACGACGATGATTCAGCGGGCCTTTGAAGAGATCAGCGATATCCCCACAAAACTCATTTGCTTTTCCGACGATCTGGACGGAATGCGCAAGGTTCCCGGCAACGTGCCTCAACAGGAAATGTTGGCGGAGCATATGCATAAACCGCTGACGTCTGTGCCGGATCCGTTTGGCGAATTCGAGAGCTTCGGACATCACAACAATGCGATGTTGCGGCGTTTCCTTGATACGTTCGGATTTGAATACGAGTTCTATTCCGCACGCGAGTTCTATCGTGCAGGTCATTTTGACGAGATTTTGAAGCTCGCCTGCGAACGCTACGATCAGGTAATGGCTGTGATGCTGAAGTCTTTGCGCGAAGAGCGCCAGCAGACGTATTCGATTTTCCTGCCAATCCATCCCGAAACGGGGCGTGTATTGTACGTGCCGATGAAAAACGTAGATGCGGTGAACCATACCGTTACGTTTGATGATGAAGACGGCAAGGAATGGACGCTTCCTGTAACGGGCGGCAATGTGAAATTGCAGTGGAAGCCCGATTTCGGCGCGCGCTGGGCTGCGCTGGATGTTGATTTCGAAATGTACGGCAAGGAACACGCGACGAATACGGCGATCTATGACCGCATCTGCGAGATTTTGGGCGGTAAGAAACCGAACCACTTCAGCTATGAGTTGTTCTTGGACGAGAACGGCCAGAAGATTTCAAAGTCTTCCGGCAACGGCATTTCAATTGACCAATGGCTGACCTATGCCAGCACCGAGAGCCTGTCGTACTTTATGTATCTCAAACCAAAGACTGCCAAGCGGATGCATTTTGATGTAATCCCGAAGGCGGTCGACGAGTATCATCAACAGTTGCGCGCTTACGTGGATCAGGATGCAAAGGGGCGACTGAATAACCCAGTATGGCACATTCACGGTGGTGATGTGCCGGTGAGTGATATGGTTGTGCCTTTCTCGATGTTGCTGAACCTTGCATCTGTGTCGAGCGCCGAGGACAAGTCGAAGCTGTGGGGGTTCATTCAGCGGTATGCACCCGAAGCATCGGCGGAGAAAAATCCCGGTATGGATGCCGCTGCCGGTCATGCGGTGCGGTATTACAATGACTTTGTTAAACCTCATAAAGTGTTCCGTGCCCCAACTGATCTGGAGCGGGAGGCGCTGGAAGAGTTGCGCGAAAACCTGAAGTCGTGGGATGGCGGGCTGGACGCAGAAGCCTTGCAGACAATGGTGTTCGCCGTCGGCAAAGAGCGTTTTGACCCGCTGCGCGATTGGTTTACTGCGCTGTACGAAGTCTTGTTGGGTGCAAGCCAGGGTCCGCGTTTCGGTGGCTTTATCGCCCTTTACGGTGTGGATGAGACAGTTGAACTGATCGACGACGCGTTGGCGGGTAAACTTCTGGCGGCGTGA
- a CDS encoding DUF4864 domain-containing protein: MWKRFMSVLGGAVLTVLVAFGAAGQQSEIEGTINSQLEAFKADDFERAFTYATPTLQQLFQSPQNFERMVTGGYPMVWRPAEVRYLELKEHQGSMWQKVQITDQKGFMHVLLYRMQETEAGWRIGGVQILDAPGVNA; the protein is encoded by the coding sequence ATGTGGAAGAGGTTTATGAGCGTGCTGGGCGGGGCGGTTCTGACCGTTCTTGTGGCATTTGGTGCCGCAGGGCAACAATCCGAGATCGAAGGCACGATCAACAGCCAGCTTGAAGCATTTAAGGCAGATGATTTTGAGCGGGCGTTCACTTACGCGACGCCGACATTGCAGCAACTGTTCCAGTCGCCGCAGAACTTTGAGCGGATGGTGACCGGCGGATATCCTATGGTCTGGCGACCTGCGGAAGTTCGGTATCTTGAACTGAAAGAGCATCAAGGTTCGATGTGGCAGAAGGTGCAGATTACGGACCAGAAAGGTTTTATGCATGTTCTGCTGTACCGGATGCAGGAGACCGAAGCCGGATGGCGTATCGGTGGAGTGCAAATTCTGGATGCACCGGGCGTGAATGCCTAG
- a CDS encoding glycosyl hydrolase family 28-related protein yields MNKAITDGLVLMPTPFANGLDVWSSGDGTPGSDTYENATNALFVAADQDFAGSLELLKTQNTQKLRYMGQTPLLPGCYLRVSVRVKAISGNLPSVRIGGYPARGNGTRVGGLNEFSTFTTLQSYGDVVEISAIIGTGGRGGVDMVWGTEPVYGHFGIDLVGPNGGIIRVDDIQIEDITSVFLRDMISIVDVTDYGAIGNGNTDNSAAFEAANAAANGRTVFVPAGNFRLANDVTIDTPVKFEGRVSMPDNAVLLLRRNFDLPTYIEAFENEEVAFKKAFQALLNNADHDSLDMGGRKINITEPLDMQSAVPGTVSYATRRVIRNGQLEAAASAAWNTDVYSSAATYSASDSRTLTSVNNIASIPIGALVEGTGVGREVYVRDKDLARQEITLSRPLYDAEGRQNFTFRKFKYLIDFSGFNALSKFVLADIELQCNDRCSGVLLARGGITFHLRDCFISRPADRGVSSVGTGCQGMLIDRCQFLSAEDSLDVPARRSIGFNSNTNDLKVRDNRATRFRHFCVLGGSNNQFTNNHFFQGDGVVNGVRSAGIVLASQSVGTVISNNYIDNCSIEWTNEHDPSPGFTSGFSFSALSITDNMFLSGDVAPWFSYFIVKPHGSGHFLNGVSVTGNRFRSLNGFIDRVERVDTSFADLDMSRCRNVTFEGNSYLGVSIQVSNPAQINYTQSTVSDAWTISAADVLPFQGEAVTVDSVLALGPIRNDNNVRQYDMPYVDTARGGNRNQIQVVWPTDVKGKVQTSIRMDNR; encoded by the coding sequence ATGAACAAGGCAATTACCGACGGCTTGGTGCTGATGCCAACACCTTTTGCGAATGGTCTGGATGTCTGGTCAAGCGGGGATGGCACGCCGGGTTCAGACACCTATGAAAATGCAACCAATGCGCTTTTTGTAGCAGCGGATCAGGATTTTGCCGGATCGTTGGAGTTGCTTAAGACGCAAAATACCCAGAAGCTCCGGTATATGGGTCAAACGCCCTTGCTGCCCGGATGTTATCTGCGTGTTTCGGTGCGGGTGAAGGCGATCAGTGGCAACTTGCCTTCGGTACGGATCGGGGGTTATCCCGCGCGAGGGAACGGAACACGTGTGGGTGGCCTGAACGAATTCTCGACTTTCACAACCTTGCAAAGCTACGGCGACGTTGTCGAGATCAGCGCGATCATCGGGACGGGAGGTCGTGGTGGTGTAGATATGGTTTGGGGGACCGAGCCTGTCTATGGTCATTTCGGTATCGATCTGGTCGGTCCGAACGGCGGTATCATTCGGGTGGATGATATCCAGATCGAGGACATCACATCAGTTTTTTTGCGAGATATGATTTCGATTGTGGATGTCACTGATTATGGTGCCATCGGCAATGGGAACACCGACAACTCTGCAGCCTTTGAGGCGGCGAATGCAGCTGCGAATGGGCGGACAGTTTTTGTACCCGCTGGCAACTTCCGCCTTGCCAATGACGTTACCATCGACACACCCGTAAAGTTTGAAGGGCGCGTCAGCATGCCGGATAATGCGGTTCTGCTGTTGCGGCGCAATTTCGACCTTCCGACTTATATCGAGGCGTTCGAAAACGAGGAGGTCGCTTTCAAGAAGGCATTTCAGGCGCTGTTGAACAACGCCGATCACGACTCCCTCGATATGGGCGGGCGCAAAATCAACATCACTGAGCCGTTGGATATGCAATCAGCAGTTCCTGGAACGGTGTCTTATGCCACGCGCCGCGTGATCCGGAATGGTCAGTTGGAGGCCGCCGCGAGTGCGGCATGGAACACGGATGTATATTCCTCTGCCGCTACTTATTCTGCCAGCGATTCACGTACCCTGACATCGGTAAACAACATCGCGAGTATCCCGATCGGGGCGTTGGTAGAGGGTACGGGTGTCGGGCGTGAGGTCTATGTCCGTGACAAGGATCTGGCCCGTCAGGAGATTACGCTTAGCCGGCCGCTTTATGATGCAGAAGGACGGCAGAATTTCACTTTCCGCAAGTTCAAATACCTGATTGATTTCAGTGGCTTCAATGCCCTGAGCAAGTTTGTGCTGGCCGATATCGAGTTGCAGTGCAACGACCGTTGTTCTGGCGTCTTGCTTGCACGTGGCGGGATTACGTTCCACCTTCGCGATTGCTTTATCAGCCGACCTGCCGACCGCGGTGTTTCGTCGGTTGGGACCGGGTGTCAGGGCATGCTGATTGACCGTTGCCAGTTCCTTTCAGCGGAGGATTCCCTTGATGTTCCAGCACGTCGTTCAATCGGGTTTAACTCGAATACGAATGATCTGAAGGTCAGGGACAATCGCGCGACCCGCTTCCGCCATTTCTGTGTATTAGGTGGATCCAACAACCAGTTTACCAACAACCACTTCTTTCAAGGGGATGGCGTTGTGAATGGTGTCCGGTCTGCGGGCATTGTACTGGCGAGCCAGAGTGTCGGTACAGTGATTTCAAACAACTACATCGATAACTGTTCAATTGAATGGACGAACGAACATGACCCAAGTCCGGGCTTCACCTCCGGGTTTTCGTTCTCGGCATTGAGCATCACGGACAATATGTTCTTGTCCGGTGATGTGGCACCCTGGTTCAGCTACTTCATTGTGAAGCCGCACGGATCAGGCCATTTCCTGAATGGGGTGTCTGTCACTGGTAACCGCTTTCGTAGTCTGAACGGATTCATTGACCGGGTTGAGCGGGTGGATACCAGTTTTGCAGACCTTGATATGTCTCGGTGTCGTAATGTGACCTTTGAAGGTAATTCCTATTTGGGGGTTTCGATACAGGTCTCAAATCCAGCACAGATCAACTATACGCAGTCGACAGTATCTGACGCATGGACGATCAGCGCAGCAGATGTGCTGCCGTTTCAGGGCGAAGCGGTCACTGTGGATTCAGTTTTGGCGCTTGGCCCAATTCGGAACGATAACAACGTCCGCCAGTACGATATGCCATACGTCGACACTGCGCGAGGCGGTAACCGTAACCAGATACAGGTGGTCTGGCCGACCGATGTGAAAGGTAAGGTGCAGACCTCGATCCGGATGGACAACCGCTAG
- a CDS encoding PLDc N-terminal domain-containing protein codes for MEYGILGLIILIANIYAIYQVITSGASGLAKIIWTVAILVLPVLGLIAWLIAGPRGGTVRV; via the coding sequence ATGGAATATGGTATTCTCGGCCTCATCATCCTGATCGCCAACATCTATGCGATCTATCAGGTAATCACCTCAGGCGCATCCGGTCTGGCAAAGATCATCTGGACCGTAGCGATCCTCGTACTGCCCGTACTTGGCCTGATTGCATGGTTGATCGCTGGCCCACGTGGCGGCACCGTGCGCGTATAA
- the uvrB gene encoding excinuclease ABC subunit UvrB produces MPYAQTDSSTIPPVMANPAPDVRARPKLEGGKTFKLKTEFEPAGDQPTAIKELTAGVADGDRNQVLLGATGTGKTFTMAKVIEETQRPAIILAPNKTLAAQLYGEFKGFFPDNAVEYFVSYYDYYQPEAYVARSDTFIEKESQINEQIDRMRHSATRALLERDDVIIVASVSCIYGIGSVETYGAMTQDLKAGSIYDQRQVIADLVAQQYRRNDAAFQRGSFRVRGDSLEIFPAHLDDRAWRLSFFGEELESITEFDPLTGEKTDTFDQIRVYANSHYVTPKPTMSQAIIGIKKELRMRLDQLVADGKLLEAQRLEQRTNFDLEMLEATGVCNGIENYSRYLTGRAPGEPPPTLFEFIPDNAIVFADESHVSVPQIGGMYKGDYRRKFTLAEHGFRLPSCMDNRPLKFEEWDAMRPQSIFVSATPADWEIEQTGGVFTEQVIRPTGLLDPKIEIRPVEMQVDDLLDEVRRVAADGYRTLCTTLTKRMAEDLTEYMHEQGIRVRYMHSDIDTIERIEILRDLRLGAFDVLIGINLLREGLDIPECGLVAILDADKEGFLRSETSLIQTIGRAARNSEGRVIMYADRVTGSMERAMGETERRRAKQMAYNEEHGITPETVKKNVEDILAGLYKGDVDMNRVTTQIDSKMAGSNMQAVLDGLRTDMRKAAENLEFEEAARLRDEVKRLEAVDLAIADDPMARQYAVDKAVDNAKKASGRSTMGRGGMRGGVKRKKGR; encoded by the coding sequence ATGCCCTATGCACAGACAGACAGCTCTACTATCCCGCCAGTGATGGCCAATCCCGCGCCTGACGTGCGTGCACGCCCCAAGCTTGAGGGCGGCAAAACCTTCAAGCTCAAGACGGAATTTGAACCGGCAGGCGACCAACCGACCGCGATCAAGGAGCTGACGGCAGGTGTTGCAGACGGGGACCGCAATCAGGTGCTGTTGGGGGCCACCGGTACCGGCAAAACCTTTACCATGGCCAAAGTGATTGAAGAAACCCAGCGGCCCGCAATCATCCTTGCGCCGAACAAAACGCTGGCTGCACAGTTGTACGGAGAGTTCAAAGGGTTCTTTCCCGACAATGCTGTCGAGTACTTCGTGAGCTACTACGACTACTATCAACCCGAGGCATATGTCGCGCGGTCTGATACGTTCATTGAGAAAGAAAGCCAGATTAACGAGCAGATCGACCGCATGCGCCACTCCGCCACGCGGGCACTGTTGGAGCGTGATGATGTAATCATCGTCGCATCGGTATCTTGTATCTACGGCATCGGCTCTGTCGAGACCTATGGCGCGATGACGCAAGACCTCAAGGCCGGCTCAATCTATGACCAACGTCAAGTGATCGCCGATCTGGTGGCACAGCAGTACCGGCGCAACGATGCGGCGTTCCAGCGTGGGTCATTTCGTGTTCGGGGCGATTCACTTGAGATTTTCCCAGCGCACCTTGATGACCGCGCATGGCGTTTGTCGTTCTTCGGTGAAGAACTGGAGAGCATCACTGAATTTGATCCACTGACTGGCGAGAAGACGGACACCTTTGATCAAATCAGGGTTTACGCCAACAGCCACTATGTGACGCCAAAGCCGACGATGTCCCAGGCGATTATCGGGATCAAGAAAGAGCTGCGGATGCGGCTGGATCAGTTGGTGGCAGATGGCAAGCTGCTGGAAGCGCAGCGCCTTGAGCAGCGTACGAATTTTGATCTGGAAATGCTGGAAGCGACCGGCGTGTGCAACGGGATCGAGAACTATTCCCGGTACCTGACAGGCCGCGCTCCGGGTGAGCCGCCCCCCACCCTGTTCGAATTTATCCCTGATAACGCGATTGTTTTCGCTGACGAAAGCCACGTTTCCGTCCCCCAGATCGGTGGGATGTATAAGGGGGACTACAGACGCAAGTTTACGCTGGCCGAACACGGGTTCCGCTTGCCCTCTTGTATGGACAATCGCCCGCTCAAGTTCGAGGAATGGGATGCAATGCGCCCACAGTCGATCTTTGTATCGGCGACCCCGGCAGACTGGGAGATCGAACAAACGGGTGGCGTGTTTACCGAACAGGTGATCCGCCCGACCGGTCTTTTGGACCCCAAGATCGAAATCCGTCCTGTTGAGATGCAGGTAGACGACCTGCTTGATGAGGTGCGACGCGTGGCCGCCGATGGTTACCGGACGCTCTGTACTACCCTGACCAAGCGGATGGCCGAAGACCTGACTGAATATATGCACGAACAGGGTATCCGCGTGCGCTACATGCACTCGGACATCGACACGATTGAACGGATCGAAATCCTGCGCGATCTGCGCCTTGGTGCCTTCGACGTGCTGATCGGGATCAACCTCTTGCGAGAAGGACTGGACATTCCCGAATGTGGGTTGGTCGCCATTCTGGATGCCGACAAGGAAGGTTTCTTGCGCTCGGAGACATCCTTGATCCAGACAATCGGACGTGCGGCCCGAAATTCAGAAGGCCGTGTGATCATGTACGCGGACCGCGTGACCGGCTCGATGGAGCGGGCGATGGGAGAGACGGAACGTCGCCGTGCCAAGCAGATGGCCTATAACGAAGAACACGGCATTACGCCCGAAACGGTCAAGAAAAACGTCGAGGACATTCTTGCCGGTCTCTACAAGGGCGATGTGGACATGAACCGCGTTACGACCCAGATCGACAGCAAAATGGCGGGCAGCAACATGCAGGCTGTTCTGGACGGACTGCGCACCGACATGCGCAAGGCCGCAGAGAACCTTGAATTCGAAGAAGCTGCCCGACTTCGAGATGAGGTTAAACGGCTGGAAGCAGTGGACCTCGCCATCGCGGACGATCCGATGGCGCGTCAGTATGCTGTCGACAAAGCCGTGGACAATGCCAAAAAGGCGTCAGGCCGGTCCACCATGGGACGAGGCGGCATGCGTGGCGGTGTGAAGCGGAAGAAGGGGCGATAG
- a CDS encoding ETC complex I subunit, giving the protein MRARIFQPARTAMSSGTAKTHHWFLEFVPTQAREVDPLMGWTSSSDTQAQVRLQFETKEMAVEYARENGIDAVIQQPQKRKPNIRAGGYGENFATGRRGAWTH; this is encoded by the coding sequence ATGCGCGCCCGTATTTTCCAGCCTGCCCGAACGGCCATGTCCTCCGGCACCGCAAAAACCCACCACTGGTTCCTGGAGTTTGTGCCGACACAGGCGCGTGAGGTCGATCCGCTGATGGGGTGGACGTCTTCGTCAGATACACAGGCGCAGGTCCGTCTTCAGTTCGAGACAAAAGAAATGGCGGTCGAGTATGCGCGCGAAAATGGTATCGACGCCGTGATCCAGCAACCTCAAAAGCGCAAACCGAACATCCGTGCAGGCGGTTACGGAGAGAATTTCGCCACGGGTCGCCGTGGTGCCTGGACCCACTAG